A window of Halomonas sp. H10-9-1 contains these coding sequences:
- the phnL gene encoding phosphonate C-P lyase system protein PhnL → MTSLTQPFLSVDALHKAFVLHGQGGMTLEVMRDLSLTLSPGECLVLAGPSGIGKSTLLKMLHGSYRVTGGTLRLHFDSDGQEDGDLALETLPAHAWHTLRRDVIGYVSQFLRVVPRVPAVEVVMEPLLARGEDAAVARARAEAMLARLNLPERLWSLPPGTFSGGEQQRVNIARGFIAEHPLLLLDEPTASLDAANREVVVQLIQEAKARGAALLGIFHDEDVRDRVADRLLPLTPHMGAALATMPANDEEIRG, encoded by the coding sequence ATGACATCCCTGACGCAACCTTTTCTCAGCGTCGACGCCCTGCACAAGGCCTTCGTGCTTCACGGCCAGGGGGGCATGACCCTGGAGGTGATGCGTGACCTGTCGCTGACCCTGTCGCCCGGCGAGTGCCTGGTGCTCGCCGGGCCCAGCGGCATCGGCAAGAGCACGCTGCTCAAGATGCTCCACGGCAGCTACCGCGTCACCGGCGGCACGCTGCGCCTGCACTTTGATAGTGACGGGCAGGAGGACGGCGACCTGGCGCTGGAGACCTTGCCGGCCCACGCCTGGCACACCCTGCGGCGCGACGTGATCGGCTACGTCAGCCAGTTCCTGCGCGTGGTGCCGCGGGTGCCGGCGGTAGAGGTGGTGATGGAGCCGCTGCTGGCCCGTGGCGAGGACGCGGCCGTGGCGCGCGCGCGGGCCGAGGCGATGCTGGCCCGCCTCAACCTGCCCGAGCGCCTGTGGAGCCTGCCTCCGGGCACCTTCTCCGGCGGCGAGCAGCAGCGGGTCAACATCGCCCGCGGCTTCATCGCCGAGCATCCGCTGTTGCTGCTGGATGAGCCCACCGCCTCGCTGGATGCCGCCAACCGTGAGGTGGTGGTGCAACTGATCCAGGAGGCCAAGGCGCGCGGCGCGGCCCTGCTGGGCATCTTTCACGACGAGGACGTGCGCGACCGCGTTGCCGACCGCCTGCTGCCCCTGACGCCGCATATGGGGGCGGCGCTTGCCACCATGCCAGCCAATGATGAGGAGATTCGCGGATGA